TCCGGCGGGCTGACCGGGACCCGGACGGAGGCGGGACGTACCGCCGGACGGGGCTGATCCGGACGGCGCTGTGCGAACCGTCTGATCCGACCCCGTGCCGGGCGTGAATTCGCCGGAACGGCGTCGGTAGGATTGTCGCGGGTTCGGCGGTTCTTCGTGGAGATGGCGCGCGGTGCAGTCGACGCAGACGGCGGGTAGCAACGGAGGTCAGCTTATGTCCGGCCACTCAAAGTGGGCGACGACGAAGCACAAGAAGGCGGTCATCGACGCCAAGCGCGGCAAGATGTTCGCGAAGCTCATCAAGAACGTCGAGGTCGCGGCGCGCACCGGCGGCGGGGACCCGGCCGGTAATCCGACCCTTTTCGACGCCATTCAGAAGGCGAAGAAGAACTCGGTACCCAACGACAACATCGACCGGGCGGTGAAGCGCGGCTCCGGGTTGGAAGCCGGCGGTGCCGACTGGCAGACGGTGATGTACGAGGGTTACGCCCCGGGCGGCGTCGCACTGCTGATCGAGTGCCTGACCGACAACCGCAACCGCGCGGCGACCGAGGTCCGGACCGCGCTGACCCGCAACGGCGGGTCGCTGGCGGACGCGGGCTCGGTGTCGTACATGTTCTCCCGCAAGGGTGTCGTGATCGTGCCGAAGGCGGGCCTGTCCGAGGACGACGTGCTGCTCGCGGTGCTCGACGCCGGCGCCGAGGAGGTCAATGACCTGGGTGAGGCGTTCGAGGTGATCTCCGAGCCGGGCGACCTGATCGCGGTCCGGACCGCCCTGCAGGATGCCGGCATCGACTACGAGTCGGCCGAGTCGTCGTTGGTCCCGAGCATGACCGTGCCGCTGGACGCCGAGGGCGCCCGCAAGGTGTTCAAGCTGATCGACGCCCTGGAGGACTCCGACGACGTGCAGAACGTCTTCGGCAACTTCGACGTCTCCGACGAGGTCATGGCGGCGGTCGGCTGAAGCCCCTGACGCCGTCGAGCCGATCGGAACGTCGGCTCGACGGCGCGCTGTCCGTACGGGCGAATCTCCGGCCGGCCCGACTGCGACCAGTCCGGCACGGTCAGCCGTTCCGGCGCACGGTCAGCCGTGTTTCGCGCGTTCGGCGATGACCGGCAGGGCGCTCACGAACGACGCCAGGCTCTTGTACGGTTCACCGTTCAGGACCCGGGCGGCCAGCCCGAACGGGAGTCCGGTCACCCCGAGTGCCGATATCGCCGGGGTTCCAGGTGACGCCTCGTGCATGACCCACTCGCCGCCGTGGGCCCGGATGGCCACTTCTCCGGTGTAGGCGCCGATCAACCGGCCCCACAGCTCTCGGCGCTCGTCGACGAGCGGTCCGTCGGCGAGCAGCTCGACGCAGACCTCGTCGAGCGTGGACAGGCTCTTCGGCGACCAGTCCAGTTGGTGGCCGAACGTCCGGGACACCAGCTCCACGCATTCGTGGGCCAGAAGCTGCAGGTACGCCGGATCCGGTGCGCTCATGGTCGCCGATCCTCGCATAGATCATGTCGCGCTTCCGGCAATAACCAGTCGGACCCGGCGGACGGTCGGCGTACCGGAGCGCGCTGGCGATCGGCTACGACGACCCGG
The nucleotide sequence above comes from Plantactinospora soyae. Encoded proteins:
- a CDS encoding YebC/PmpR family DNA-binding transcriptional regulator, whose amino-acid sequence is MSGHSKWATTKHKKAVIDAKRGKMFAKLIKNVEVAARTGGGDPAGNPTLFDAIQKAKKNSVPNDNIDRAVKRGSGLEAGGADWQTVMYEGYAPGGVALLIECLTDNRNRAATEVRTALTRNGGSLADAGSVSYMFSRKGVVIVPKAGLSEDDVLLAVLDAGAEEVNDLGEAFEVISEPGDLIAVRTALQDAGIDYESAESSLVPSMTVPLDAEGARKVFKLIDALEDSDDVQNVFGNFDVSDEVMAAVG